A single window of Gossypium hirsutum isolate 1008001.06 chromosome A10, Gossypium_hirsutum_v2.1, whole genome shotgun sequence DNA harbors:
- the LOC107896314 gene encoding mRNA cap guanine-N7 methyltransferase 2 has product MSGYPVPVPVARAESIHHKLYEFAKTALIKIFVHPYATVCDLYCGGGADAEKWDGAQISHYVGIDVVSSGINEVREAWESQRKSFTSEFFEADPCTDNLETLLQEKDIQADLVCCLQHLQLGFETEDKARRLLSNVSFLLKPGGYFFGITPDSSTIWAKYQKNVEAYHNRSSSMKPNIVPNCIRSENYMITFEIEEEKFPLFGKKYQLKFSSDVAAETHCLVHFPSLIRLAREAGLEYVEIQNLTEFYDDNKSLFAGMMMNAGPNLLDPRGRLLPRSYDVLGLYTTFIFQKPDPDVVPPLTTPLLPDSSYDNDESQWEGAGWGEDEMNGQAEQPPPPPPSAPAPAPAPTPAPPPPPPPPPHGLGKISEQKGILGPGPAELRFSEAL; this is encoded by the exons ATGAGTGGGTATCCAGTACCAGTACCAGTAGCCAGAGCCGAGTCGATTCACCATAAACTCTACGAGTTCGCTAAAACCGCCCTCATCAAAATCTTTGTCCATCCATATGCCACC gtCTGCGACTTGTATTGCGGCGGCGGAGCTGATGCAGAGAAATGGGATGGAGCTCAAATCAGTCATTATGTTGGAATTG ATGTTGTGTCATCTGGGATAAATGAAGTGAGGGAAGCATGGGAGAGTCAGCGCAAAAGCTTCACTTCTGAGTTCTTTGAGGCTGATCCTTGCACC GATAATTTGGAAACCCTGTTGCAAGAGAAGGACATTCAGGCTGATCTTGTCTGTTGCTTGCAGCATTTGCAG TTAGGATTTGAAACTGAAGACAAAGCAAGGAGACTTCTAAGTAATGTGTCATTTTTGTTGAAACCAGGGGGTTATTTTTTTGGTATTACTCCTGACTCATCTACCATATG GGCAAAGTACCAGAAGAATGTTGAAGCATACCACAACAGAAGTAGCAGCATGAAGCCCAACATCGTTCCCAATTGCATTCGGTCTGAGAATTACATGATCACCTTTGAAATTGAGGAAGAGAA GTTTCCGTTGTTTGGAAAGAAATACCAGTTGAAATTCTCGAGTGATGTCGCTGCTGAGACCCATTGCTTGGTTCATTTTCCAAGTTTAATCAG GTTGGCTAGAGAAGCTGGTCTTGAATATGTGGAGATTCAAAACTTAACTGAATTTTACGATGATAACAA ATCACTGTTTGCAGGCATGATGATGAATGCTGGTCCAAATCTTCTTGATCCACGAGGGCGACTTCTTCCTCGATCTTACGATGTTTTAG GTCTCTATACAACATTTATATTTCAAAAACCTGATCCAGATGTTGTCCCCCCACTTACAACCCCATTATTGCCAGACAGTAGTTATGACAATGATGAG AGCCAGTGGGAAGGGGCTGGGTGGGGAGAAGATGAGATGAATGGACAAGCAGAGCagccacctccacctccaccatCGGCTCCAGCTCCAGCTCCAGCTCCGACTCCGGCtccaccacctccacctccacctccacctcaTGGACTAGGGAAGATAAGTGAGCAGAAGGGGATTTTGGGTCCTGGTCCAGCAGAGTTGCGTTTCTCTGAAGCACTTTGA